Proteins encoded by one window of Marixanthomonas sp. SCSIO 43207:
- a CDS encoding enoyl-CoA hydratase/isomerase family protein, whose protein sequence is MSEQQPYVKQNIENGIATIEFFHPAHNSLPGDILSKLANTITEMGQNDEVLVLVVKSGGDRTFCAGASFKELISIENEQEGEKFFSGFANVINAMRKCPKFIIGRVQGKTVGGGVGLAAAMDYTMATKFSAIKLSELNLGIGPFVVGPAVQRKIGASGMSQIAIDANSFYSPEWARDKGLFTKVFETTEELDEEVQALAEQLCGYNPEAVKEMKQMFWRGTEDWDELLQQRAKISGRLVLSSFTKEKLKRFK, encoded by the coding sequence ATGTCAGAACAACAACCATACGTTAAACAAAACATAGAAAACGGAATAGCAACGATAGAATTTTTTCACCCTGCTCACAATTCACTACCAGGAGATATTCTTTCAAAACTCGCAAATACCATCACTGAAATGGGTCAAAATGATGAGGTTTTGGTACTTGTTGTAAAAAGTGGAGGCGATAGAACTTTCTGTGCAGGAGCCAGTTTTAAAGAGCTTATCTCTATCGAGAATGAACAAGAAGGCGAAAAATTCTTTAGCGGTTTTGCTAATGTAATAAACGCAATGCGCAAATGCCCTAAGTTTATTATTGGTCGTGTACAAGGAAAAACTGTTGGAGGTGGTGTTGGTCTAGCAGCAGCGATGGATTATACCATGGCAACTAAGTTTTCAGCTATAAAATTGAGTGAGTTGAATCTAGGTATTGGTCCGTTTGTGGTGGGTCCGGCAGTACAACGAAAAATTGGAGCCAGCGGTATGTCGCAAATAGCAATTGATGCCAATTCATTCTATTCACCAGAATGGGCGAGAGACAAAGGGTTGTTTACAAAAGTTTTTGAAACAACCGAAGAACTTGATGAAGAGGTACAAGCACTTGCAGAACAACTTTGTGGGTACAATCCTGAAGCGGTAAAAGAAATGAAACAAATGTTCTGGAGAGGTACAGAAGATTGGGATGAACTATTACAACAACGCGCCAAAATAAGTGGACGCTTAGTGCTTTCTTCATTTACAAAAGAAAAATTGAAACGATTTAAGTAA
- a CDS encoding YDG/SRA domain-containing protein, whose product MEERVFGDIEGVYEGQIFKNRFDLSFSKVHKPTQAGISGSQNEGADSIVISGGYEDDEDYGNIIIYTGHGGRKDGSTKQVVDQELVRGNMALALNVKTGLPVRVIRGSHKGSAFSPAEGYRYDGLYRVEDYWKEKGISGYNIWRYRLRKVSVSNKEESNVLQEEESGYKKTKRIETTVQRIIRDTAISRKVKKLYNFKCQVCNSTIETSSGLYAEAAHIKPLGVPHNGPDSIDNLLCLCPNHHVMFDFGGFSILEDFSLIGIDGNLTINKNHNLNSEFIKYHFDHFYDEKNRF is encoded by the coding sequence ATGGAAGAACGAGTTTTTGGTGATATTGAAGGTGTTTATGAAGGACAAATATTCAAAAATAGGTTCGATTTATCCTTTAGTAAAGTTCATAAACCAACTCAAGCTGGTATAAGTGGAAGTCAAAATGAGGGTGCGGATTCGATTGTTATTTCAGGAGGGTATGAAGATGATGAAGACTATGGAAATATTATAATTTATACAGGTCACGGAGGTAGAAAAGATGGTTCTACTAAACAGGTGGTTGATCAAGAATTAGTAAGAGGTAATATGGCACTTGCTTTAAATGTTAAAACAGGTTTGCCAGTTAGAGTAATTAGAGGAAGTCATAAAGGTTCTGCTTTTTCACCTGCAGAAGGGTATAGATATGATGGACTTTATAGAGTTGAAGATTACTGGAAAGAAAAAGGCATAAGTGGTTATAATATTTGGAGGTATAGGTTAAGAAAAGTTAGTGTTAGTAACAAAGAAGAGTCAAATGTCCTTCAAGAAGAAGAAAGTGGTTATAAGAAGACAAAAAGAATAGAAACTACTGTACAGCGAATTATTCGAGATACTGCTATAAGTAGAAAAGTAAAAAAACTGTATAATTTTAAATGTCAAGTGTGTAATAGTACGATTGAAACATCTTCTGGATTATATGCGGAAGCGGCACATATTAAACCGCTAGGTGTGCCGCATAACGGACCAGATTCTATCGACAATCTTTTATGTCTTTGTCCCAATCATCATGTAATGTTTGATTTTGGAGGTTTTTCAATATTAGAAGATTTTTCTTTAATTGGTATTGATGGTAATCTTACTATAAATAAAAATCACAACTTGAATAGTGAGTTTATTAAATATCATTTCGATCATTTTTATGACGAAAAAAACAGATTTTAA
- a CDS encoding transferase hexapeptide repeat family protein codes for MIYSFKGHIPVVHKSSFVHPLAAVTGNVIIGKNCYIGPGAAIRGDWGEIIIEDGVNVQENCTIHMFPGKSIVLKESAHVGHGAIIHGANLGRNCLIGMNSVIMDDAEIGDECIVGAMSFIKAETIFPKRKLIVGNPAKAIKDISDEMIDWKTAGTRLYQQLPTDCHESLKEVEPLQEIPKNRPIQEDFYKTLQEIKRNEGN; via the coding sequence ATGATTTATAGTTTCAAAGGTCATATTCCTGTTGTGCACAAAAGCAGTTTTGTACATCCATTAGCTGCTGTAACGGGCAATGTAATCATTGGTAAAAACTGTTACATCGGTCCTGGAGCAGCAATTCGGGGTGATTGGGGAGAGATAATTATAGAAGATGGAGTAAATGTGCAAGAAAACTGTACCATACATATGTTTCCTGGCAAAAGTATTGTGCTTAAAGAAAGCGCCCACGTAGGTCATGGAGCTATCATTCACGGAGCCAATTTAGGGCGTAATTGTTTAATTGGTATGAACAGTGTGATTATGGATGATGCTGAAATAGGCGATGAATGTATTGTTGGTGCTATGAGTTTTATAAAAGCTGAAACTATATTTCCGAAGCGAAAATTAATTGTAGGAAATCCGGCAAAAGCGATTAAGGATATTTCAGATGAAATGATAGATTGGAAAACCGCCGGAACAAGACTTTACCAACAATTACCCACAGATTGTCACGAGAGTTTGAAAGAAGTAGAACCCCTACAAGAAATTCCAAAGAACAGACCCATTCAGGAAGATTTTTATAAAACATTACAAGAGATTAAGAGAAATGAAGGAAACTGA
- a CDS encoding dihydrolipoamide acetyltransferase family protein, whose amino-acid sequence MSDSDKERFLPTQEFKMPKMGESITEGTIINWLVNEGDSFEEGDILCEVATDKVDNEVPAPASGSMVEQVRKVQEVVPVGDVIAILNISEEEGSSKKSTSSRKTDTSTPDQSSKKAAISKKKMQPSASKNVETKSSTFTVNENIFISPLVESIARKHHISFEELARIPGTGKDGRLRKSDLFSYIEEGRPFKFAQPIPEASGFQVPDLKFDKGKGKLVEMDRMRQMIADHMVFSASTAPHVTAYVEADLTEMVQWRNANKVAFKEKYNEKLTFTPLFIEAVAKAIGDFPMINSSLDGKNIIVKEEINIGMATALPSGNLIVPVVKNANKKDLKALAENTNDLVNKARDNKLKGDETKGSTFTISNVGTFGSLMGTPIINQPEAAILATGIIKKRAEVMEREEGDSIEVRDMMYLSLSFDHRIVDGYLAGSFLRRVADNMEQFDIKRKI is encoded by the coding sequence ATGAGTGATAGTGATAAGGAAAGATTCCTGCCTACGCAGGAATTTAAGATGCCCAAAATGGGTGAGAGCATAACCGAAGGAACAATCATTAATTGGCTAGTTAATGAAGGAGATTCTTTTGAAGAAGGAGATATTCTTTGTGAAGTAGCGACCGATAAAGTTGATAATGAAGTGCCTGCGCCTGCTTCAGGAAGTATGGTTGAACAAGTGAGAAAGGTGCAAGAAGTTGTACCGGTAGGCGATGTGATTGCTATTTTAAATATTTCTGAAGAAGAAGGAAGCTCTAAAAAGTCAACTTCATCAAGAAAAACAGATACTTCAACACCTGACCAATCTTCAAAAAAAGCTGCTATCTCTAAAAAAAAGATGCAACCTTCAGCATCAAAAAATGTAGAAACAAAATCTTCTACATTTACTGTTAATGAAAATATATTTATAAGTCCGTTAGTAGAAAGTATTGCTAGAAAACATCATATAAGTTTTGAAGAGTTAGCTAGAATACCAGGAACAGGAAAAGACGGTAGACTTCGTAAGAGTGATTTGTTCAGTTATATTGAAGAGGGTCGTCCATTTAAATTTGCACAACCCATACCGGAAGCATCCGGCTTTCAAGTACCCGATTTAAAATTTGATAAAGGAAAAGGTAAACTTGTAGAAATGGACAGGATGCGGCAAATGATTGCCGATCACATGGTTTTCAGTGCTAGCACGGCACCTCACGTAACAGCTTATGTTGAGGCAGATCTTACTGAAATGGTTCAATGGCGAAACGCCAATAAAGTTGCCTTTAAAGAAAAATATAATGAGAAATTAACCTTTACCCCGCTTTTTATCGAAGCAGTAGCCAAGGCCATTGGGGATTTCCCAATGATTAATTCGAGTCTTGATGGGAAAAACATTATTGTAAAAGAAGAAATAAACATAGGAATGGCAACCGCATTACCGTCTGGTAATTTGATTGTTCCGGTAGTGAAAAACGCTAATAAAAAAGACTTAAAAGCCCTTGCTGAAAACACAAATGACTTAGTTAATAAGGCAAGAGATAATAAGTTGAAAGGAGATGAAACTAAAGGAAGCACCTTTACAATTAGTAATGTAGGCACATTTGGAAGTTTAATGGGAACTCCTATAATTAACCAACCTGAGGCCGCAATACTTGCAACCGGAATAATAAAAAAACGTGCCGAAGTGATGGAACGTGAAGAAGGCGATAGTATTGAGGTGAGAGATATGATGTACTTATCATTATCCTTTGATCATCGTATAGTTGATGGATATCTGGCAGGCTCTTTTTTAAGAAGAGTAGCAGATAATATGGAGCAATTTGACATTAAAAGAAAAATTTAA
- the paaZ gene encoding phenylacetic acid degradation bifunctional protein PaaZ has protein sequence MTKTQHYIQGQWIDGKGEGTPILDSVTGEHFTNVTTEGLDIPEILQYGRQKGDTLRKMTFQERGLMLKKLAFYLQKKKRQFYEVSYRTGATKVDSWIDIEGGFGNLFANASLRKLFPNQPFHVEGDPVDLSRGGRFMAHHIMVPREGVAVHINAFNFPVWGMLEKCAVNWMAGMPAVVLPAPQTAYLTEAVVKEIIASGILPEGSLQLISGTAKNILDTVESQDVVSFTGSATTGKILKKHPRLIEESVPFTMEADSLNAAILGEDAVPGTPEFNLFIKEVRNEMTVKCGQKCTAIRRIIVPEKLIEDVQIALGKQLDKVTIGDPRLKEVRMGALVNDTQRTSVKEQIEKITKTAQMVYGDFDDVKTVGADAKKGAFIKPILLREDNPFKNEAAHVTEAFGPVSTLMPYKNLDDAIKLSKMGKGSLVSSIVTNDDNIAKEYTVSAATHHGRILILNRESAKQSTGHGSPLPNLIHGGPGRAGGGEEMGGVRGVKHYLQRCAIQGSPTSLTEVTGIYQPKSAYKESEKHPFTYHWEDIKPGMSLETHKRTLTDTDIINFGNVTWDHFYAHTDITSLEGSIFEKRTAHGYFIISAAAGLFVYPNKGPVAANYGLEDIRFLRPLYHNDTIYVRLTCKEKVDREQKGTELPSGIVKWYVEVFDAEPNEDQEPLVAIATILTMVQKKQETFVEMTDEKIDECLSKLTADAKPKWGIMTPQHMIEHLEYTYKIASGEIQDFEIATPEEILEKVHASLYNYKKFPQNSQFPMLEKDKLDDLKHPDLETAIEKFKEQREKYIKFFKENPEAKLKNLVFGELNKYESYLLERKHLNHHFEQFRLL, from the coding sequence ATGACAAAAACGCAACACTACATACAAGGTCAATGGATTGATGGCAAAGGCGAAGGAACACCCATTCTCGATTCAGTAACCGGTGAGCATTTTACCAATGTCACTACTGAAGGACTAGACATTCCAGAAATTCTTCAATATGGAAGACAAAAAGGAGATACTTTGCGTAAAATGACGTTTCAAGAACGTGGTTTAATGTTAAAAAAACTAGCCTTTTACCTTCAGAAGAAAAAAAGACAGTTTTACGAAGTAAGTTACCGTACTGGTGCAACCAAAGTGGATAGTTGGATTGACATTGAAGGAGGTTTTGGTAATTTATTTGCCAATGCTTCACTTCGAAAATTATTTCCAAATCAGCCATTTCATGTAGAAGGTGATCCAGTAGATTTATCGCGTGGTGGGCGTTTTATGGCGCATCATATTATGGTGCCTCGAGAAGGCGTGGCTGTACATATAAACGCTTTTAATTTTCCGGTTTGGGGTATGCTAGAAAAATGTGCCGTAAACTGGATGGCAGGAATGCCTGCAGTTGTATTACCGGCACCTCAAACAGCTTATTTAACCGAGGCCGTTGTGAAAGAAATCATCGCTTCTGGTATTCTTCCAGAGGGATCATTACAGTTAATTAGCGGTACCGCTAAAAACATTTTAGACACAGTAGAATCACAAGACGTAGTTTCATTTACAGGTTCGGCAACTACTGGAAAAATATTAAAAAAGCATCCGCGTTTAATTGAAGAATCAGTTCCGTTTACTATGGAAGCAGATTCTCTTAACGCTGCTATTTTAGGTGAAGATGCTGTTCCCGGAACACCAGAATTTAATCTTTTCATTAAAGAAGTACGTAATGAAATGACCGTTAAATGTGGTCAAAAATGTACTGCGATAAGACGTATTATAGTTCCTGAAAAGCTAATTGAAGATGTTCAAATAGCATTGGGAAAACAACTCGATAAAGTTACCATTGGTGACCCGCGATTAAAAGAAGTACGCATGGGTGCACTAGTTAATGATACGCAACGAACCTCTGTAAAAGAGCAAATTGAAAAAATTACCAAAACAGCTCAAATGGTTTACGGTGATTTTGATGACGTTAAAACAGTAGGTGCAGATGCCAAAAAAGGAGCTTTTATTAAACCTATTTTGCTTCGAGAAGATAATCCTTTCAAAAATGAAGCAGCACACGTTACTGAAGCATTTGGACCAGTAAGTACATTGATGCCTTATAAAAACTTGGATGATGCTATCAAGCTTTCCAAAATGGGTAAAGGTTCATTGGTTAGTTCTATCGTTACAAATGATGATAACATTGCAAAAGAATATACTGTTTCAGCAGCTACGCATCACGGTCGTATTTTAATTTTAAATCGTGAAAGTGCTAAACAAAGTACCGGTCACGGTTCGCCATTGCCTAACTTAATTCACGGTGGCCCAGGTCGCGCTGGTGGTGGTGAAGAAATGGGTGGTGTTCGCGGTGTAAAACACTACTTACAGCGTTGTGCTATTCAAGGTTCGCCAACTTCATTGACTGAAGTCACAGGAATTTATCAACCAAAATCGGCTTACAAAGAATCTGAAAAACATCCGTTTACATATCATTGGGAAGATATTAAACCTGGTATGTCGTTAGAGACCCATAAACGAACGCTTACCGATACCGATATTATTAACTTCGGAAATGTAACTTGGGATCATTTCTATGCACATACCGATATTACCTCTCTAGAAGGGAGTATTTTTGAAAAACGAACAGCTCACGGGTATTTTATTATCTCTGCAGCAGCAGGGCTGTTTGTATACCCTAATAAAGGTCCGGTAGCGGCAAATTATGGTCTAGAAGACATCCGCTTTTTACGTCCGTTATATCACAATGATACTATTTATGTGCGTTTAACGTGTAAAGAGAAAGTAGATCGTGAACAAAAAGGAACCGAATTACCTTCCGGAATTGTAAAGTGGTATGTTGAGGTGTTTGATGCCGAACCGAATGAGGATCAAGAACCTTTAGTAGCGATAGCAACCATTTTAACGATGGTTCAAAAAAAGCAAGAAACATTTGTTGAAATGACCGATGAAAAAATAGACGAATGTTTGTCAAAATTAACTGCAGATGCTAAACCAAAATGGGGTATTATGACGCCTCAACATATGATAGAGCATTTAGAATACACATATAAAATTGCTTCTGGTGAAATTCAAGACTTTGAAATTGCTACACCAGAAGAGATTTTAGAAAAGGTACATGCAAGCTTATATAACTATAAAAAATTTCCGCAAAACTCTCAATTTCCAATGCTTGAAAAAGATAAGTTGGATGATTTAAAACATCCAGATTTAGAAACAGCCATTGAAAAATTCAAAGAGCAACGCGAAAAGTATATTAAATTTTTTAAGGAGAATCCCGAAGCTAAATTAAAGAATTTAGTTTTTGGAGAACTTAATAAATACGAATCGTATTTATTGGAGAGAAAACACCTTAATCATCATTTTGAACAATTTAGATTACTATAA
- a CDS encoding GIY-YIG nuclease family protein, translated as MKEWYIYIMANRPNGVLYIGCTDNLDERVKEHKLKVYPNSFTAKYNCDKLMYFELVESGAVASIREQQMKKWKRAWKINLIVDMNPNWSDLSLNWNLNFNKLRNE; from the coding sequence ATGAAAGAGTGGTACATCTATATAATGGCAAACAGACCAAATGGAGTGCTTTATATTGGTTGTACCGACAATCTTGACGAAAGAGTAAAAGAACACAAGTTAAAAGTTTATCCAAATAGCTTTACAGCAAAGTATAATTGTGATAAATTAATGTACTTTGAATTAGTTGAAAGTGGAGCTGTTGCTTCAATACGAGAACAACAAATGAAAAAGTGGAAAAGAGCGTGGAAAATAAATCTGATTGTTGATATGAATCCAAATTGGAGTGATTTGAGTCTAAATTGGAATTTAAATTTTAATAAACTTAGAAATGAGTGA